Within Thunnus thynnus chromosome 15, fThuThy2.1, whole genome shotgun sequence, the genomic segment tatattaaaataagTGAATTTACTGAGTAAAAAATAAGCTGAATAAGGCATGGAAACCATGACATCAGAGGTGTGAAGCTTACCTTTATAAtatacttacttacttttaTAATCATATATGATGGTGTATCAATAATGGTATTTTAAAAGCACAGTAGATGTAAATGAAGCCCTCCATTAAACTGTATCAACTCATGAATATTTTAGATTTCAGTGAAATCCTCTGGTAATGATATGAAATGATACAGTTTGTGGAATTGTGGAAATTAATTTCCCGACTATTTTTGGAATATTGTTTGATTCTGTTGTATGTGATcattgtctctgtctctttaggTTTGTGGTTTAATTCTCAGTCACATTCAGGTAGTTTTATTTGCCAAGGTGTTGTGATACGAGCTGCTTCCACTCCAATACAAGACCAAAGTCAACAAATGATCAAAACtgtttataaatattttttgcatGTATATTTCTTTTAATCTATGATAAAACTTACATAATAACATACTGCCATTGTGGTTTGTAAATATGTGGTgtcaataaagcaaaaataaaaaaaatattaaacatttctcGACTCGACTTGTTAACCTCCTGGGTTGTGACAAACACACCCAAGACCCACTGCAGTGGTACCCTACCCGACCCAGTTCAACTGAGAAGAATTTGTTCCCAGTCCGACTTGGGTCTCCACTCCTCGACCGACTGGATCTGTGAGGACCTCTAGTGCATTTTAAAGGGTAGGCCTACACACTGAGTACCATTTAAAGTTCCTGTTGTTTCACTTTCACCTCAAAAATACTTTAttctcattaaattaaaaaacaatggGCCATATAACTTATTTTGCAGTTATATCATGTTTACTGCTGAGTTGATCACACAATAACAGAATTACCAGTTTTAGTCACTGGAATCACAACATTATAACAGATTTACAGACACTGTTCACCTGCTGTTTTTAAGCATGGCATGTTGTCTAAAGGGCGCCACCAGCTGGCGGAGCACCAAAGAGTAGgaagaaatattttgtaattcATTTCAGATGCAGATCCTGAAAGCCTGTCACACTGACATTCAAGGGGCCCCATacataaagcactgaatggtttagggccaaaagaAATTCCTGATCTTgtgctacgttatgaaccatccagaccactcaggtctgctttctgtccccagaatCAAAAGtaaacctggagaagcagagttcagtttttatgctccacatatctggaacaaactcccagaaaactgcaagtctgctgcaactctgagttcttttaaatcaacgctgaagacttttctgtttgctgctgccgtttattaaaccaaataattattcaaatgttacgctgcactgtaacttttattctcgtATTTTatgtctcattttattttagttcatttttcttttctattctcTTAACTAACTTAAATAtctatttttaattgtatttaaatgtccttttatgaaatgtttcttttgcactttgtcttaatgcttttaatgttttatgtaaagcactttgaatttccttgttgcaatgtgctatacaaataaactggCCTTgacttacatttaaaaaaaaacactgctcgCACTGCACTAAAAAATAATGCTGAGATGAGACAACAGCCCGACTTTATGGAGGGAAACTTTTATTGCGGGCTGACAGTCGCGCATACTTGCCAGCACTTCCGATTTCCGCGAGAGTCTCCCTATTATTAACCCTTTTTCCCGCTGTGCTCCCGGTCGGTAATTGGTAAAATCTCAAGATTTCATCGTGATACAAATTAAACGGGTGCTCCTCAGCTTCTGTGCGGGATGGTACCTCGCAACCCAACCCAGAGGCAGAGAGCATGCGCAAACGACCCTACCTGACGTGCGTCACTTGTCACTGCGCTCACTCAAGCTCTCTGCTCCGCTCAGTTTGCCACAGCAAATTAGAGGAGGGGCTGGCTTAGTTCAGCCAGCAGCCAAGTTCACAAGAAGTTTTTGTCATTAGCTTAAAAAGTGCGCTGGATGGGGCACTTTTTTGTACTTTAAACTAtcaaatatgtataaatattaaatgtaggCTATTCCTTGGGTAAAACGTCTCTATAGATTAGTGATAGTCAGTGGGCTGGACGCCTTCACGCGTCAGGTGCAATGTGATCCTGGTGGCCTACTTTGGTCCCACCTTTGCACAACACAGGAAGAGGCACAGCAAAATTAAAAAGGCGACTGGTTTGACCACTGCAGTGGTCACTCGACAGGACTCCCCAAGAAGTCACATCATGAAGACGatggagtttgtttttctgctcatcTTCTTTCCTGTCACACTTTCAGGTGAGATTAACttggaaaaatgtgtttctaacATTTAGttgtggaaaaatgaaaaaaaaaaattgtttgatCGTACGTGAGAGTGTAGAAGGCCTAATTCACTTTCACATTGGGCACTTTTATGCAGTTTAAATCTGCTGCCACTCGCATCAAAGTTAAAACCGCCCGCTCCCGCAAGATTTGCGTTGGGTTTCGTGAGATAAACGAGGTCCCAATCCCAGTGCAGTCCTCTAGTGTGACGTGCGTCATTACTTCTTTTGCTTTGTAAGTAATGTAATATAATCTAGGCCTAATATGATGTAATACTCACAGAACAAGAATTAAGTTGAAACCTCAAAGCACAAACCTCAATATTATTTGATGCTTCAGACGATGTTGGTCTTTCATCCTGCATTGCTGATGCTGTAAATGTAAAGATTCTCACTTAGACTATTAACTGCAGCTTCAGCCACCAGCATCATGTAGTAAAACACGATTTCacaaatatttatcatattgCAGAACCTGTTATTAGGCTTAGTTTTGTTTACCGAATACCAATATCAAAAATACAACTTATTATTCATATACATCTTTAAAACAGTTGGTGTAACTTCTAGTTCagtctttatattttctttttaaatataaatgtataaattgtTACTGCAGATCTTAACATACCTCAGATTTTGATGTGTTCACTGCtgattaattattgattgaAGTGAATAAATATCGATTAGTATGGAGGCACATTGCATTAACAgcgaatatatatatatatatatatatatatatatatatatatatatatatatatatatataagatagTTAAGATATTTACCTCGTAATTTAGAGGAAATTTCTAGTTCATGTGAATTCATCAGAAAACTATTTTGTAATTATGAGGTCTTTATCTTGTAATCACCACTGACCTAGGCCTGATTTAATTGGCTTTTGTTCCATCTTGGTTTGAGGTTTTTGATACTGATGTCACTGAACATTATTCACCAAAGTAACAATTCtgaaaatatttcatcaaatttgtccaatgttgttgtgtttttttccaccacaTCAACTAAACAAAGATCAGGTTGCTGGGCTCATACTTCCTACTTATGATTATGTATAAacgtttttaaaaatctgaataatcaaattaaataatataataaaatcacaTAATTCCTAAAAAGTTAGATATTTTGTCACTATTCAAGCAAAAAAGGCAAAttagagaaaacactgataaatagTTGTAATTCATATGCTTTGCTCACCATATGTTGTTCCACTTTCAGGAATCTCATATCAGTGTACAGATATTTATATcaagatttaacattttgattagaTTTACACTTGAATGTATATGTAGTCATTACTAACcttatataaaatgatgatcAGTAAGTTTAATAAAGCTGTCTTAGTCATTATGGCAAATGTGCCAACAAAAATTACCTATTAACATATCCAgcattcatttatgttttgagttgtgtttttggctgccTGGCCAATGGAAggtcaatattcactctccttttagcttttgtttagTCTCAATCATTCCAAGtataatatctggctcttaggTTGGTAGATGTTCTACTTTCATCACCAGCTCATCactaactttgtgtgtctgaggttTCATGCTGGGCAAAATATTGAATGTAATTGAATGTAATTATCATAAATATGGATAAATACATGCATGTTTATAAAAACTGGACTTCAGAACCCTTCAAACCTTTTTCTCTTGCAGTGAAACACTCACTGAAGTTTTTCTTCACAACGTCCTCTGGAGTCAAAAACTTCCCAGATTTTGTGGCTGTTGGGATGGTTGATGAAGTTCCAATGGGTTACTGTGACAGCATCAGAAAGATAATAGAAGCCAAACAGGATTGGACACAAAAACTGATTGAAGATGATCCACACCTCTTGGAGTGGTACACgcataagtgtgtgttaaaccaaTATGACTACAAAGCtcacattgacattttgaagcagcaactgaaccaaactgaaggtaagtaaaagtactgtaaaaatgtaaagttgtgttttttgtcagcACATAGATATAGTtccattataaacacacattacatgttctaacacatacacagtttgCTAAATGTGTCCCTCATACCTGTCCCTCTATTACCAGCCATGTAATGTGAGAGACTCTTTCAAAATGGATGGTATAtagcttttctgtgtgtgtgtgtgtgtgtgtgtgggggggggggtcagttTGTACTATTTATTGTGTTGGTCTTGCAATGAAGAGGTGACTCTTCCACATGTTCCTCAACCTTCTCTAAATGCGGGCTCACATAGGCTCCAGCCACCTGTAACCCTCTGTGGGATCTCACTctgcactctgtctctctctcaggtgtccacatctTCCAGAGGATGAACGGCTGTGAATGGGATGATGAGACTGGAGAGGTTAATGGTTTCGCTCAGTTTGGTTATGATGGAGAAGACTTCATAGCATTCGACCCGAAGACACTGACATGGGTCGCTCCAAAACCACAAGCTGTCATCACCAAACAAAGgtgggacagagagagaatatacaatgaaatgtggaaaaactTCTTCACCCAGCTTTGCCCTGAGTTAGTGAAGAGGTGTTTGGACTACGGGAAAAGCTCTCTGCTGAGAACAGGTAGAATCACATGACTTAATGTAGTTTCATGGAcacaatatttaaatgcatcttCTGTTTCTAACCTCCCTCCCTGCCCCCCTCCTCCTTGTCTCTCCAGAGCTTCCCTCGGTGtctctcctccagaagactccctcctctccgGTCAGCTGCCACGCTACAGGTTTCTACCCTCACAGAGCCATGatgttctggaggaaagatggagaggagcttcATGAGGACGTGGAACATGGAGAGATCCTCCCCAACCATGATGGATCCTTCCAGATGAGTGTTGACCTGAACCTTTCATCAATCATTCCTGAAGACTGGAGGAGGTACGActgtgtgtttcatctctctggtgTGAAGGACGACATCGTCACCAAACTGGATAAAACAATGATCAGAACCAACTGGGGTAAGACTGGAATACTgactttacaatgttttttttattaaatgtatacATGTAATTTGCCGTGAATATTCAGAAGATGTTAAGCCTGGGTTCTGATTTTACAATTTGAATGAGTTTGAAACAATCCTGCCTTCTGGAGCAGAAGGTTAGTTAAGTCCAGGGTTAACAAACAAAATTGCTGTTCTGCAGACTGAAATAAATTTAGTGTCTTACTTTTTACCTTATGCACATGATCTACTTAAATTACTTAAGCAGATGCTATAAAAAGCAGTTCAAAATTAGTGGTATGCCAGCACCTGGTTAGGAGCACAGGTCTGAGAACTGGCACTTGTCACCGGCACCAGTCTGGTCATCAGAATGCACCCCATTAGGAGGAAGGGCACAGTTGAGGGTGTGCAGTTGCTAATCCAGCAGCTCACTGCAAACTGAGTGTCAAGAATGAAACCCGCTCTGAAAAAGGCTGAGTGTGTTTTGTGCAGAAACCTCACTAAAGTTACACAAACCCCTTTAATCATACTTTGCATGTAAAGCACACAAATCAAACCAAATTaagcataaaaaataatttcagaaaaaagaaatacaacatgcaaaatgctcaaccacattttaaatattacttTGCCCTGTGCTTTAAGGGGATGAAAGTAACAAATGTGATTATCAATAATGATGTATGATTATCATACATCAGTTTAGATAATTATAGGTTAAAATACCAAAAGTACACTGGCATACACTTGATGCACtgtggatgttttgttttggttctaGTTTCTCCCTCAGAGTTCCCTGCTGGTCCTGTTATTGGAGGTGTTGTAGGACTGCTGCTCCTGGCAGTCTGCATCATTGGAGTCTTCATCTGGAGAAGGAGAGATAATGGTGAGGGACGACCATACTTTCACTCAtcatgaagtcattttaacTCCACTGTTTTAGCATATTTTAGCACCGAATTCaaactaacatttatttattctgaatgaataaaagaaataacagTGTAACTTGACTGATCAGTAGCTTGACTTCCAACTGAAGAGTTGAAGAGTCCTATCTGTATGATTCCGCTATCAAAACAAAGAGTTTTCACAAGCTTTGTTCTGCTGCAACACACACTTCATACATATCCCCAAATTTATCTGATCGGTATGTACCATCTATCTACTTGCCAGCCAAGATTCCAGTCTGCGTAACTAAAAGACCTCATAGACCTCTTTTGAGAAATTCTCAATCTCTTATAAGATCTAACCTCCAAATTCACAGCGGAGTGAACTTTAACAACCTCGTATGCATCCCTGCATCCAGTAAATCTGCAGATGGCACTTTTAAATATCAGGTCCCTCGccaataaaactttttaaattaatgatCTTATTTTAGAGCATCAGTTTGACTGTGtatttttaactgaaaccaTGCTAAACACAGACATACCTGCCATTATTGAAACTGCCCTGCAATGATATTTTTTAGGACAGCCACCATATGTACTGATGCTCTAAAGCCAAgggatttttcttttgatgtttttagttcattttagTATCATGGTGTCATTCTGAAATATCAGGTACCCATTCTTGCAGTTATTGTTTATAGACCACCAAAGCATTGCCCAAATTTCTTgtctgatttttctttctttctttctttcttatctaTCATCAGCTCTAACTATGACAACATAATCATTATTGGTGACTTTAATTTACACATTGACAATAACACAGACAATAGGGCTGCTGACTTTTCACATCTATTGGAAGATCTGAGCCTAATACAACATGTCAATGAACCAACTAATAGTTGTGGTCATACCTTAGACCTTGTCATTATACAGGGACTTTGCAAACCCTCCCTTCATCAACCCTCCCTCCATCGGTTGATGAATTAGTGGACAATTTAAATACATAACTATAATCTGCTATTGATCATATTGCCTCAGTCAGGTACAAAAAACATCCTCAAAAACAAAAGCCACCATGGACAAAACAGAATATCAACCAACTCAAAAGAAACTGTTGCAAAGCCGAACGGAGATGGGGAAAGACAAAACTTCAGGTCCACCATGTTATCCTCAAAAGAACTCCTAGCAGAATACAATGCAGCCATCTGAAACACCAGGCAATCGTATTTCTCTGGacttataatataaataaagattctAACAATCCAAGTGTTCTTTTTTCAACTGTCAACATCTCATAAGCCGTCCCCCTAACTATTACCCTGATCACCTGAGTGTTACTAAATGCAATGAATTTTATGCCTATTTAAGAGATAAGATTGCAGCCATCAGTATGAATATTATTCAGAAAAGGCTAAAAAAGCATTACCCCAAAATTCAAATGTATCATGCACTTTTTTACATCAGTGGACTTGGAAACAATCAAGAAAGTTGTCCATGAGTTAAATCCTCAACCTGTGCTCTTGATCCCATTCccgccatttttttttaaattgttttttaacagtttagCAGAGGAAGTTTTAACAGTAATTAATCACTTGCTGTTCACTGGCACcttttctgcagcttttaaaaCCACTTTAATTAAACCACTGCTTAAAAAAGACAGCATAGATTGTTCTGTCATCTCTAACTACAGAGCAATCTCCAACCTGCCTTTTCTGAGTAAGTAAGTAGAAAAATGTTTCTAAACAGCTGAATGATTtcatctgtgacatcactgtgtttGAAAATTTGCAGTCTGGTTTAGCTCTAGTCAAAGTTATAAATGACCCCAGAATGAAAACTGATGAGAAAAATCCCTGTGtgcttgtcctgttagatctcagtgctgcatttgataCTGTAGATCACAATATTCTGCCAGCCAGAGTTTAACTCTGGGTCGGTCTCTCTGGCACAGTTCTTAAATGGTTCAGATCTTACTTAACTGGTTGACATTCTTTGTGGTCATGAACGACCACTCCTCTGATGAAATAGACCTGATATGTGGCGCCCCGCAGGGCTCTATCTTAGGTCTAATTCTTTTCAGTCTGTATATGTCGCCACTCTAAAATATCATTAGAAATCACAATATCAATTTTCATaattatgctgatgatacccagctaTATATCTCTTTAAGTTCAAATGACTACAGTTCTATTAATGACTTGATTATATGCATGGCTGACATAAATCAGTGGATGACTCAAAACTTCTTGAAGCGGAATCAAGACAAAACTGAGATCCAGAGATTGCCAGAGTCAGACCATTCCTCTCCCAGGCAGGCAGAAAAGTTAATACATGCTTGTTATCTCCGGTAGGTTGAACTATTGTGATGCTTTCCTGTTTGGTATGTCTAAGAAACCTGTTTGTCAGTTACAGCTCGATTCTTCAGCAGAATGTGTTCTGACGAAAACTGGACAGAGAGCCCACATCACTCAAATTTTAAAATCGTTTGGTTACCTGTTAGTTacagaattaattttaaaattcttttattGGTTTTTAAGTCACTGAATGGCTTTGTCCCGTCTTCTCTATCTGACATGGTTAAGACGTATGTGCCTGCTAGGTCTCTTAAATCCTCTGGCTCTAACCTCTTGACTGTTCCTGAGGTCAGAACTAAACAGCATGGAGACGCAGCCTTTGTTTGTTAGTATGTTGACACTTTCCAACAAAATCTTAACACGTATCTTTTTACCATTGCTTTCTCCTGAATTTTTAAGTTCTGacggttgtttttttttcaagtcttatcctgtggtttttattttcattttgcctttttttccccttgtttttaatttttgctaTCTGCTTTTATGTTAAGCACTTAATGTTGCATTTTATGCATGAAttgtgctacataaataaagtttattattattattattattatttatttatttcttttttttgtttgtttgttttttgttaatctCTTGCCAGAAATCAGTCAAATTAATACAGTGTTTCTGTAAATCATGTAGTTCTGAAATCTAATTCTGAAATATTGTAATCTCTCATCTGTATTTCAGGATTCAGGCCTGCAAACCGTAAGTATTCTGTCAGTTTATCTGTCCGTATCTCTCTCtttatgtacaaataaatgCAGATAATACTTGAAAATTGAACAACTggcactttgttttttcttttatagcttCAGACTCATCATCCTTTGAAACTTCTTTGGTCAAAGATGCAGCTCTTAACTGATTGAAAAAGTGAGTATTTCATCTTGTCATCAACACTgcacagatactgtatgtagaatCAGTCCTTTGTTGCTCCTCCTGAAAATAGCTACagtatactgatataatactctcataaatatactgaaagtctgtctttgttaaaaACTGTTTGGCTGATTCGGCAGAATTTCTCAGTCAAGTGATCCAGTATAGTTACAGGAAACAGTTGACACTGAGATTTTGTTGTAATACTGATTAAAATTTTTATATTTCGGACTAAAATCAAACATATACTTACGTATAATATGACCACTAATAATTCCAGGTTCCTTTCTATTTGTTACTCTGTCTTTGTAGTTTTCTAGTAAATATTTAGACGAGAATAGTGAACTCAAATAAAGATGCTGtatcatcaatattttttttctattttgcaccacaaatgttcattaacaaaacttgttttaatgaatattgagatgtgacatcacaggacCCGTCAGAAAGTCACATGATACATCAAACTAAAGTGTGAATTCATAGATCAGATTTATGAGTTTCAGGTCGTCAGTGGATGCAGTGAAGAATGATATCTGTGAAGattatctgagagctgatagaagcattaatgttgatgtgaatcctccactgcaggagtaacaacatctggagagaactgatgctgctgtccagctgtttcctcaaacctttggtggagatgaatcactgcagcagctaccaGACACCAAAGAGCCACAACGTTACTTCAGTGGGGcatcttttgtcttcagatatcaaATTCATATCAGTTAGTCATGTGATGTACTGTCTTTGGGAGACGGGAGACATGCAGCACTTTAACCTCTGCTTCTAACAGTCAAACCTAAAACTTTAAATGTAATGCTTTCACTCACAATTAGTTGGACAGTTGCATTTtagaaacatgaatgaaaattCTGCACTAGGCACCAgttgaaaagacattttgatgattttgtttttctgtttcattgtgAGTACTTCCGTAGTTTGAACACTACATACCAACGTGTCCCAAGTTAACCAAAGTGTAAATATCTGTGACTTATGTCTTAGTCTTCTGACACACATTGCTCCTCCACTCCAAGTAACAGCTAtaactctttttaaacttaaatttgTTTACGTTTCCACAATTTTACACCACATAAATACAATTGTGAATATGTAGATACTCCTCCTTTCATTGAAACTTACATATTAAAGCAGTAACACTTCTTGGAGCTTATACATTTGTATCTTATACATTTGTCATCTTCAGAGTCCTGTATTTGTCATGCGGATGATAAATGCTGATATGGTAATTTTAAGGTTATTATTAATTCTCAGATTATTGATGTTAGAGGATTAATGAGGATTTTACTGGTGATACTGACAGATGTACTTTATTTCATATTGCTAAAACTGAAAATTGATTTGTCTACATGACAGTATACGTCTTCTCTAAGATTATGTGATCtgtttttggctaaatgttttcaCTTCAGTTTAAGTTTGTCTCTACATCATCTACAAGTTAATTAATTATGAATTGTTAATCAATCATCTTTTCACTGGTGatttgaaaacatgattttttggGGGTCACAGTCCTCAGATGTGTCCCAGACAATAGGTGTAGAAATGATCTCCTGTCTGTATATAAGGTCAAATgagaattagattttttaaatttatttatcttctttttttatttggtgaACTTATTTTTGTCTATAGGAGCTGCTACATTTTCTAGTGTCACTTTTGTCCAATTTgttcaattaataaataaaattttccTGAAAACCTGCTTAAGAGGTCTTCCTGTTACATCATACTTGTGTAAACCTCAAATGTTCAGATGTGTTGGCTTAAAGGTTTTGTACCACGTTTTGGGAAACACTCTAGTGAAGCTTGTCCCTGATACCTGGAGAGCATGagcttactttttaaaatgttatcagttgTCAAAATGTGTGAGGATAAAAGATAAATGTACACACAATGAACCTTGTGACTCAGAGTGTGTCTTTCCCTATTTTACCACTAGAGAGCAACATaactctgaaatgtctcagctgtgaagtcaccacagagaaacagctgccagaGCATTTACACACCTCCAACATAACAAAGGGTTTCCTGACTTTCAACAGTTAAAGCAAGATTCTTACAAACAGCCTGTTTCCATATAAGATCAGACCATTATGGTTAAAGTGAAAATTAAACTCAACCGTGTTACTGAAGATTTAAGCACTTGCAAATTATCATCAAATAGAtgcaaaaaagtatttaattaaAACTCAGCAACAGATAAATAGCAAATTAGTTTTGGAAATGGTCACCCGCATAGACCTCCGCACTGTAAGTGATGGTCATgatattttgatgtcagaaagGAGGTTGGTAGTTAAAATTCTTAGAAAGGCTAACAgatttatacaaataaacatgccttGCCTTACATTAAAAAACCCACTGCTCTTACTGCACTAAACAAATGATGCTGAGAGGTGACAACAAACATGACAAGTATGCCTGTGTATGCGCAGATGGGCCCTCAACTAATCGAAGTAAAATAACTGATGCCCCGAGCCAAAAAATTCAGAACATCCATTATCCATTATAAATCCAGACGTTTGATCCTGGCAGCTGTCAAAATCACCCCACTGTGCTCCGGGAAAACACCGAATGCACATCATTGTGAATCAATGAATTTGGAGATATTTTTTTGGACTTTAAACTATCAAATGCGTATAACTATTACATTTGTTCCAAGAGTAAGTAGTCTGTCTGTATAGATTAGTGATAGTCTGTGGGCTGGGAGCCTTAACGCCTCAGGCGCAATATGATACTGGTGGTCTACTTTGGTCCCACCTTCCCACTCAACGGACGAAGACGCACAGCAAAATTAAAACGGCGACTGGTTTGTCCACTGCAGTCTCAACAGGACTGCCCAAAAAATGATGCCATGAAGACGATGgagcttgtttttctgctcatcttcttttctttcacacattCGGGTAAGATTAGcttaaaaactgtgttttttaacattaaGTTAGAAAAATTACTTGTTTGGTTTTAAGTGAGAGTGTAAAAGGCTTAGTATAATAcagttcactttcactttcaaattGGGCACTTTTACGCAGTTTAGTTCAAGCTTTACCTATATAATTTTTGATATGTCATCAATTATAAAGGGTTTAATCAATGGCTTTAGCGAtggtaaataaattatttacaaatCCTTTATAGACGGGCGCGTAATCGTCGTGTAGGATGAGGGGGGTGGGTGAGGGTGGATTACGGTTGGGCTGGGCTGAACAAATTTACTAACCACCCACccgcccccctcctcctttatagaaaaaaatcaactcaTGTAGATCACACGTGAACTACGTCAcattagaaatgttgagatgatacgtattttggaaatgttgatatagGCCTAttacgttttgttgaaatgttgacataatgcgttttgttgacattttgatatgatacgtattgttgaaatgttaatatgctacgtatttcacgtgttgaaacgtagatattcaacgtttctgtggtttgcagaaacgtacaatgccgtACAATGTTTTactctggcgaccaggctggtACATAACTGTTAATTCAGCAAAATCCCGAATATATTCAGTGTCAGTGACGGCtgcaacccagtcgccagaagaaaacgttggcaaTGAACGTTTCTGTATGGTTTggcttaaaataaaaataaaaaataaaataaaaacggccgatgtctcactaaaaaagCCGGTTTTCTCGCaagaaaaacggctgcaaatgtcctcacgtctcgctaaaaacacccgaggtttcgaggtggtctcgaaccgtgctTTCCGCTGacttccaacttgctgccaacaAACCAGCTTGGTCGCCAAAATAAAACGTTGGCGACTGAGTTGCAAAGAAAGAAGACGTTAGATAATGTGAGTCAGATATGACCTCTCTGTCCCTTTTGGTCGCTAGTGTCTTTCATGGTGGTTAAATGTTTCTCTGCagctatataaatatataaaatttaaaattagaCATTTATAATAAGCAATACGTATATATGCACGTCCTACAACTCCAATATACCACTGCCAATTAATTCTTGATTAAAATGGAGGAAACTAAGCAACGTCTTCCTGAAGGGAGAAATGTGAAGTTGGCATGCTTGTCTTTTGCCATGTTGTATCTTCAGGTAAcgtaataatgtttttaaacagTTGTGTAACTTCTATTTCAGCattcatatttctattttaaaatataa encodes:
- the LOC137198497 gene encoding major histocompatibility complex class I-related gene protein-like, giving the protein MVDEVPMGYCDSIRKIIEAKQDWTQKLIEDDPHLLEWYTHKCVLNQYDYKAHIDILKQQLNQTEGVHIFQRMNGCEWDDETGEVNGFAQFGYDGEDFIAFDPKTLTWVAPKPQAVITKQRWDRERIYNEMWKNFFTQLCPELVKRCLDYGKSSLLRTELPSVSLLQKTPSSPVSCHATGFYPHRAMMFWRKDGEELHEDVEHGEILPNHDGSFQMSVDLNLSSIIPEDWRRYDCVFHLSGVKDDIVTKLDKTMIRTNWGKTGILTLQSYISLDNYRLKYQKYTGIHLMHCGCFVLVLVSPSEFPAGPVIGGVVGLLLLAVCIIGVFIWRRRDNGEGRPYFHSS